One segment of Bacteroides caecimuris DNA contains the following:
- a CDS encoding RtcB family protein produces the protein MGIRLKDLSKIGYRDNVARSLVVDIVNKHCKHATKEQIEMTLSDILEHPESYKNNEIWNKLAERLSPTIIAKEFTAYDLLDEPLMYKTYGGKFIETLAKQQMNLAMRLPVTVAGALMPDAHAGYGLPIGGVLATDNVVIPYAVGVDIGCRMSLTVFDAGVDFLKRYSYQMKEALKDFTHFGMDGGLGLEQEHEVLDREEFRLTPLLRDLHGKAVRQLGSSGGGNHFVEFGEITLQENNVLNLPEGSYLALLSHSGSRGLGAAIAKHYSLLAREVCRLPREAQHFAWLDLDSEAGQEYWMSMNLAGDYARACHERIHLNLAKALGLKPLANVNNHHNFAWKEEIAQGRMAIVHRKGATPAQEGQPGLIPGSMATAGYLVCGKGVEDALNSASHGAGRAMSRQKAKDSFTQSALKKMLSQAGVTLIGGSVEEMPLAYKDIDRVMHTQETLVEVQGRFMPRIVRMNKE, from the coding sequence ATGGGAATACGATTAAAAGATTTAAGTAAAATAGGATACCGGGATAATGTTGCCCGCAGTCTGGTGGTGGATATTGTGAACAAACATTGCAAGCATGCCACCAAAGAACAGATTGAAATGACATTGAGCGATATACTTGAGCATCCCGAATCTTACAAAAACAATGAAATATGGAATAAGCTTGCCGAACGCCTTTCGCCGACTATAATAGCGAAAGAGTTTACAGCTTATGATTTACTGGACGAGCCGCTAATGTATAAAACCTACGGGGGAAAATTCATTGAGACGCTCGCCAAACAACAAATGAACCTGGCGATGCGTCTGCCTGTGACGGTAGCCGGAGCATTGATGCCTGACGCTCATGCCGGATACGGGTTACCTATCGGTGGAGTGCTTGCTACGGATAATGTGGTGATTCCGTATGCCGTAGGAGTTGATATTGGCTGCCGGATGAGCTTGACGGTATTTGATGCCGGTGTAGATTTCTTGAAACGGTATTCGTATCAGATGAAGGAAGCCTTGAAGGATTTCACCCATTTCGGTATGGACGGCGGATTGGGCCTTGAGCAGGAACATGAAGTGTTGGATAGGGAAGAATTCCGGCTGACTCCTTTATTGAGGGATTTGCACGGAAAGGCGGTACGCCAGCTTGGAAGTTCCGGTGGTGGCAACCATTTTGTGGAGTTCGGCGAGATTACTCTGCAAGAAAATAACGTGTTGAACCTTCCAGAAGGAAGTTACTTGGCGTTGCTGTCACATTCCGGTTCACGAGGGTTAGGGGCTGCCATTGCCAAACATTACAGCCTGTTGGCGCGTGAAGTATGCCGGCTTCCCCGTGAAGCGCAGCATTTCGCCTGGCTGGATTTGGATTCCGAAGCAGGGCAGGAGTATTGGATGAGCATGAACCTGGCAGGCGACTATGCCCGTGCCTGTCACGAACGGATTCATCTGAACCTGGCGAAAGCCTTAGGGTTGAAGCCTCTCGCTAATGTCAATAATCATCACAACTTTGCTTGGAAAGAAGAAATTGCTCAGGGACGTATGGCAATTGTGCATCGCAAAGGGGCTACTCCGGCACAAGAAGGGCAGCCGGGATTGATTCCCGGCAGCATGGCTACGGCAGGATACCTCGTTTGTGGCAAGGGAGTGGAAGACGCTTTGAACTCTGCTTCTCACGGTGCAGGCAGAGCCATGTCCCGCCAAAAGGCGAAGGACAGCTTTACGCAATCGGCTTTGAAAAAGATGTTGTCGCAAGCCGGAGTGACCTTGATTGGCGGAAGTGTGGAAGAAATGCCGTTGGCATACAAAGACATCGACCGGGTGATGCATACGCAAGAGACGCTGGTGGAAGTGCAGGGTAGATTTATGCCTCGCATTGTACGAATGAATAAGGAGTGA
- a CDS encoding DUF2500 family protein — MKIIFINTLRVLMLFIFIFSCGISCVVYEDTLVDWWIPVGVVLIVVIATIPFYKGWIWLTTMDDKVINCCCHLVCVGAISCVLFLGGNYWFADSASAHEEEVMVQNKYIETHKKSRRVGRHRYVPDGVRKEYYLQVTFENGNVETLHVSPSTYNKTKTGRSKILTLQKGLFGLPVITKGL, encoded by the coding sequence ATGAAAATTATATTTATTAACACACTTCGTGTACTGATGCTTTTTATATTTATTTTTTCGTGTGGTATCAGTTGCGTTGTTTATGAAGATACATTGGTTGACTGGTGGATACCTGTTGGAGTGGTACTTATAGTAGTGATAGCAACAATTCCTTTCTATAAAGGATGGATTTGGCTGACAACAATGGATGATAAAGTAATTAATTGTTGTTGCCATCTGGTTTGTGTCGGTGCTATCAGTTGCGTATTGTTTCTTGGGGGAAATTACTGGTTCGCCGATTCTGCTTCCGCGCATGAAGAAGAAGTCATGGTACAGAATAAATATATAGAAACACATAAGAAAAGCCGTAGAGTCGGCAGACACCGTTATGTACCGGATGGCGTTCGTAAAGAATATTATTTGCAGGTAACTTTTGAAAATGGGAATGTAGAAACATTGCATGTATCTCCTTCTACTTATAATAAAACAAAGACAGGCCGGTCGAAGATTCTGACTCTGCAAAAGGGCTTATTTGGGTTGCCTGTAATTACCAAAGGACTTTAA
- a CDS encoding PKD domain-containing protein: MKRKTIYLLRCIVVILLLACSEDDLQSLQAAFESDLQEVTIGESITFKDISTGDPSKWNWRFEGGEPETSILFSPNVVYNKPGVYSVTLSVGRGEEANEMVKEQYITVNYPSQITVDFSADKTTATNEDVISFKDLSKGHPNEWLWSFTPKEGGAIITSTEQNPQMTLSPGIYTVKLTAKNPKTSSDKVREDYITVIDKNAIAADFGAQCRNTYAGGYINFLDKTLGTVEEWEWTFEGGTPTSSVEQNPIVQYNNPGKYKVTLKAKNSVNSSTKEKESYVYVVSAEKLVLYLPFDGDNKDAGPNQLNPEELTAGAGSSVYNSQARFSGESAECRFAAHFQGDKQNYSILSIPEEGLKNHYTDSEFTVAFWVKVSNMTAKNAVFHQGVGPGATYTDPVPRQSWFRLDTSGKTVVFCVEYKGKAGNWAEYEGKRMDDGEWHHYVCIYQKVDGKRDSYLYIDGQKVIEKKGGVDKVVDNWPYYIGCNYRFTNGEFAPENFLNGYLDDFILYNRILSEEEIQDLYNN; the protein is encoded by the coding sequence ATGAAAAGAAAAACTATATATTTATTACGGTGTATTGTTGTGATATTGTTATTGGCTTGTTCTGAAGATGATTTGCAGTCCCTGCAAGCTGCTTTCGAATCAGATCTTCAGGAAGTCACAATCGGAGAAAGTATTACTTTCAAAGACATATCTACTGGTGACCCTTCTAAATGGAATTGGCGGTTCGAAGGTGGAGAACCAGAAACCTCAATCTTATTTAGTCCTAATGTTGTATATAATAAGCCTGGAGTTTATTCGGTTACCTTGTCTGTTGGACGCGGAGAAGAAGCAAACGAAATGGTGAAGGAACAATATATTACTGTTAACTATCCGTCGCAGATAACTGTTGACTTCTCTGCAGATAAAACTACTGCTACAAATGAAGATGTTATTTCTTTTAAAGATTTGTCCAAAGGACATCCGAATGAGTGGTTATGGAGTTTCACACCTAAAGAAGGTGGGGCAATTATCACTTCAACAGAACAAAATCCACAAATGACACTTTCTCCGGGAATCTATACTGTTAAATTGACAGCTAAGAATCCCAAAACGTCTTCAGACAAAGTAAGAGAGGATTATATTACTGTTATTGATAAAAATGCGATTGCCGCTGATTTTGGTGCACAATGCCGGAATACTTATGCCGGGGGATATATTAACTTCTTGGATAAGACATTAGGAACGGTTGAAGAATGGGAATGGACATTTGAAGGAGGTACTCCAACCAGTTCTGTAGAACAAAATCCTATAGTGCAATATAATAATCCGGGAAAATACAAAGTGACATTGAAAGCTAAAAACTCAGTAAATAGCTCTACGAAAGAGAAAGAGAGTTATGTATATGTTGTTTCTGCAGAAAAGTTAGTATTGTATTTGCCATTCGATGGTGATAATAAAGATGCAGGTCCCAATCAATTGAACCCTGAAGAGCTTACGGCAGGAGCTGGTTCCAGTGTATATAATTCTCAGGCGCGCTTTTCTGGAGAAAGTGCTGAATGTCGATTTGCAGCACACTTCCAAGGTGACAAGCAAAATTATTCAATTTTGTCTATTCCTGAAGAAGGATTGAAGAATCATTATACGGATAGTGAATTTACAGTTGCATTTTGGGTAAAGGTTTCAAATATGACAGCTAAGAATGCAGTCTTTCATCAAGGTGTGGGACCTGGTGCTACTTACACCGATCCTGTGCCCAGACAAAGTTGGTTTAGACTTGATACCAGTGGTAAAACTGTTGTTTTCTGTGTAGAATACAAGGGAAAAGCAGGAAACTGGGCTGAATATGAAGGTAAACGAATGGATGACGGTGAGTGGCATCACTATGTATGTATTTATCAGAAAGTGGATGGAAAAAGAGATAGTTATTTGTATATCGATGGGCAGAAGGTTATTGAAAAGAAAGGGGGTGTTGACAAGGTGGTAGATAATTGGCCATACTATATTGGTTGTAACTATCGATTTACCAATGGAGAATTTGCACCTGAGAACTTCTTGAATGGTTATCTGGATGACTTTATTTTGTATAACAGAATATTGTCAGAAGAAGAAATACAAGATTTATACAATAACTAA
- a CDS encoding sialidase family protein encodes MFTQACQKDDETQGNPTPVPPEEEVPSSEFNYIYNQGTDGFELYRIPAIVKSKSNTLLAFAEARKARSNGDSGDIDLVVKRSSDNGKTWSKQITIWNDGQNTCGNPVPIVDDRGRIHLLMTWNFQTDKWGAITNGTGEDSRRPYYTYSDDDGITWAQPVEITSSVKKEKWDWYATGPCHGIQIQKGIHKGRLVAPNYFTTRESGKVTSYSHIIYSDDYGKTWKPGEPTPVGGVGECSVAEIGEGTLMLNMRADEGFYRKSCTSMDGGLTWSSPQISIDQIDCKCQGSILSIGGAVFLSNAASATERINMTIKKSTDNGKNWKGQYTVYEGNSGYSDIVELSDSQIAIIYEGGEKRYTDGLAFKVVSIKSIQ; translated from the coding sequence ATGTTTACACAAGCTTGTCAAAAAGATGATGAGACACAAGGAAACCCAACTCCTGTTCCACCGGAAGAAGAAGTGCCTTCGTCCGAATTCAACTATATTTATAATCAAGGGACGGATGGTTTTGAACTCTATCGAATACCTGCTATTGTTAAAAGTAAAAGCAATACTTTATTAGCTTTTGCTGAAGCTAGAAAAGCTCGAAGTAATGGAGATAGCGGAGATATAGATCTTGTAGTCAAACGTTCGTCGGATAATGGAAAAACATGGAGTAAACAGATTACGATATGGAATGATGGACAAAACACTTGTGGAAATCCCGTGCCTATTGTTGACGACAGAGGTAGAATACATCTGCTTATGACTTGGAATTTCCAGACTGATAAATGGGGAGCAATAACCAATGGTACCGGAGAAGACAGCCGACGTCCGTACTATACATATTCTGATGATGACGGCATTACTTGGGCGCAACCAGTTGAAATAACTTCTTCTGTAAAAAAAGAAAAATGGGATTGGTATGCTACCGGTCCGTGCCATGGTATTCAGATTCAAAAGGGAATACATAAAGGAAGATTAGTTGCTCCAAACTATTTTACAACTCGGGAGAGTGGAAAGGTCACGAGTTATTCTCACATCATTTATTCTGATGATTACGGAAAAACATGGAAACCAGGAGAACCTACTCCTGTCGGTGGTGTTGGAGAGTGTTCTGTAGCCGAGATAGGAGAGGGAACATTAATGTTGAATATGAGAGCAGATGAAGGCTTTTATCGGAAAAGTTGTACTAGCATGGATGGAGGACTTACTTGGTCTTCACCTCAAATTAGCATTGATCAAATAGACTGTAAGTGTCAGGGTAGTATATTATCAATAGGAGGAGCTGTTTTTCTTTCGAATGCTGCTTCCGCTACGGAACGTATTAATATGACTATCAAAAAAAGTACGGATAATGGGAAGAATTGGAAGGGACAATATACAGTTTATGAAGGTAACTCTGGTTACTCTGATATAGTTGAGCTCTCTGATTCACAGATTGCTATTATCTATGAGGGAGGAGAAAAACGATATACGGATGGGCTGGCATTTAAAGTTGTTAGCATAAAATCAATACAATGA
- a CDS encoding RagB/SusD family nutrient uptake outer membrane protein — MKQFKSILLGISLFLLHSCNLLDVDTVSSITGDGYWNTKGDVESYMIGIYTKLRDTSNSTLHFEDRGDAFTTGLEGGPSNLWAQNLTSQNGYSWSSYYSVIQHCNMLLKYTPGIDFGVEADKNRLLAEAYCIRGYMYFCIARIWGDAPLELEPTESSNKPKLAREPAEEVLARALSDVNTAIDLFPEESYANGKGRASKPACYALKADILLWKAKVMNGSEQDLKDVITYADLASKGLSLEDNFADIYGTKYGKEVIWTIHFEIYEKEAQYSQSLKPRDVFVEKAVNKDEIPYAKGGARSTYAPSPFLIGLFNANPADIRTKDSYITAKDADGNEIGTFDNKMKGTKTEGDRTYDSDIVIYRLAEMYLFKAEAYAALNQTPQAIIELNRVRDRAKIGTYNGSTNKIAVEKEILNERARELYLERKRWPDLLRFHYGGTIDVYQEVPNLKKKVDDNIIIPLYLAIPLSDININPNLKQTQGYENL, encoded by the coding sequence ATGAAACAATTTAAATCAATACTATTAGGCATTTCTTTATTCTTGTTACATTCGTGTAACTTACTGGATGTAGATACTGTTTCAAGCATTACCGGAGATGGATACTGGAATACAAAAGGCGATGTAGAAAGTTATATGATCGGTATTTATACCAAATTGCGCGATACATCGAATTCTACTCTTCATTTTGAAGACAGAGGAGATGCCTTTACAACAGGGCTGGAAGGTGGCCCTTCTAATTTATGGGCGCAAAACCTCACATCGCAAAATGGTTATAGCTGGTCGAGCTATTACTCTGTAATACAACATTGTAATATGTTACTGAAGTATACTCCCGGAATAGATTTTGGTGTAGAGGCTGATAAAAACAGATTATTGGCAGAGGCGTATTGTATCAGAGGGTATATGTATTTCTGTATTGCCCGGATATGGGGGGATGCCCCTTTGGAACTGGAACCGACAGAAAGTTCAAATAAGCCTAAGTTAGCAAGAGAACCCGCGGAGGAAGTTTTGGCACGTGCTCTAAGTGATGTAAATACGGCAATTGATCTTTTTCCGGAAGAAAGTTATGCAAATGGAAAAGGAAGGGCATCGAAGCCGGCATGCTATGCATTGAAAGCCGATATTTTGCTATGGAAAGCAAAAGTGATGAATGGATCGGAACAAGATTTGAAAGATGTCATAACTTATGCGGATTTGGCAAGTAAAGGACTTTCACTGGAAGATAACTTTGCAGATATTTATGGAACTAAATATGGGAAAGAAGTGATATGGACTATCCATTTCGAAATTTATGAAAAGGAAGCTCAGTATAGTCAGAGTCTGAAGCCAAGAGATGTTTTTGTAGAAAAGGCGGTCAATAAGGATGAAATTCCTTATGCTAAAGGAGGAGCTCGCAGCACTTATGCACCAAGTCCGTTTTTGATAGGTCTTTTTAATGCTAATCCGGCAGATATCAGAACCAAAGACTCTTATATCACTGCAAAGGATGCGGACGGAAATGAAATAGGGACCTTTGATAATAAGATGAAGGGAACAAAAACAGAAGGAGATCGTACCTATGACTCAGATATAGTTATATATCGGCTTGCAGAGATGTATTTATTTAAAGCAGAAGCTTATGCGGCGTTAAATCAAACGCCACAGGCTATTATTGAACTGAATAGAGTCAGAGATCGTGCCAAGATTGGAACTTATAATGGAAGTACCAATAAAATAGCAGTGGAGAAAGAAATTCTGAACGAGCGTGCAAGAGAGTTATATCTTGAGAGGAAAAGATGGCCCGATCTTCTTAGATTTCATTATGGTGGAACGATTGATGTTTATCAGGAGGTCCCGAACTTAAAGAAAAAAGTCGATGATAATATTATCATTCCATTATATCTTGCAATCCCATTGAGCGATATAAATATCAATCCTAATTTAAAACAAACTCAAGGATATGAAAACCTATAA
- a CDS encoding SusC/RagA family TonB-linked outer membrane protein, translating into MKNSIKHTNKILSVLFAFLFISLNIQADDISSKEIKVSGIIQDQNGVELPGVSISVKGMDKGTITNIAGEFSIMVSPDATLIVSFVGMETKEIAVKGRRNIVIVLKESSVLLDEVVAIGYGKQSRALITNSISKINKEEFQKAPGQNPLLQLQGKVPGLSLQISSGQPGADPQLFIRGGSSTSPESDTPLIIIDGIISQGFRNISDMNPADIESIEVLKDAASTAIYGSRAANGIILVKTKSGQKGKPVVSLRYTYGVEQQPQRIPLLNARDYITLSRSNIAKFNQADLTYNGKEDQAKFLSGSFGMSTGNPRNSKNTLEFLDVYLQKYGQGYVSNLLENEGWQTMADPVTGKQLIFQDNDFQKATFTTGQKHEIDLSISGGTEAINYYVGLRYLNQDGILRGTNYKNYSVLFNGNYKLSESWSLSTKASLQVRDAVGGGNTVNTISRSILTPPTYRLYYEDGTPAPGEGISSFRSRLHEIYYKTNYDDTNVYRTTFQLGAIWNILPGLILKPTAYYFGTEGLENYFQADNETTGNTIRPASAKHNFDRHLQGDLVLSYDKKVKEHNIGVVAGASYTHDYSYRLSASGSGSSIDLIPTLNATADSTQRASSTKTMEATLSYFGRVNYDYNGKYLFSISMRADGSSRFAEDNKWGFFPGVSAGWNMHRENFYKPLEAIVSRWKWRASWGRTGNNNLSVANSRGEYKITDTNYQGSVGILNTTLKNAQLRWETTESYDIGVDLGFFNNRLGLLIDYYNKLTFDRLYDEPLWSSTGFSSIKSNYGSVRNSGVEIELNATPIQTKDFSWDLGLTFAYNKGVVVDLPDNGEERHRVGGNFVYDPATGGTKKVGGIAEGERFGGRWAFHYLGTYQTEEEAAKAPNDPNAQGRKKHAGDAIFEDVNNDGQLDSKDMIFMGYVRPDKVGGIINTLKYKGLTVRIVMDWAMGHVIDNGFKGQIMGSSRNNNNAIKEAMTNSWQSANDGSKYPKYTVQSDYDYQYRNHMRWDNQIGSSASGSTNNSLYFSKGDYLAFREVSLSYMLPLSWIRKMRLSAVEVFAGAYNIGYIKKYDGMFPEIYTGVDYGIYPRPRQYNMGVKINF; encoded by the coding sequence ATGAAAAACTCAATAAAGCATACGAATAAAATATTATCGGTGTTATTTGCTTTTTTATTTATTTCCCTAAATATTCAAGCAGATGATATCAGTTCTAAAGAAATTAAAGTCTCTGGTATAATACAAGATCAAAATGGGGTAGAATTACCCGGAGTTTCAATTTCAGTAAAAGGAATGGATAAAGGTACCATTACTAATATAGCTGGTGAATTCTCAATAATGGTTTCTCCTGACGCTACTCTTATTGTTTCTTTTGTAGGAATGGAAACAAAAGAAATTGCAGTCAAAGGGCGTAGAAATATTGTCATTGTTTTGAAAGAGAGTTCTGTATTGCTTGATGAAGTTGTAGCTATAGGTTATGGAAAACAATCAAGGGCATTAATAACCAATTCTATTTCTAAGATAAATAAGGAAGAATTCCAGAAGGCACCTGGACAGAATCCATTATTACAGTTACAAGGAAAAGTGCCTGGTTTGTCTTTACAGATTTCTAGTGGGCAGCCTGGAGCTGATCCTCAATTATTTATTCGTGGAGGAAGTTCAACTTCGCCGGAAAGTGATACGCCTTTAATAATTATTGATGGTATAATATCACAAGGTTTTAGAAATATATCAGATATGAATCCGGCAGATATAGAATCTATAGAGGTCTTGAAAGATGCTGCTTCTACTGCTATCTATGGTTCCAGAGCAGCTAATGGTATTATTCTTGTCAAAACTAAATCCGGTCAGAAAGGGAAACCTGTTGTAAGTCTGCGATACACATACGGAGTGGAACAACAACCTCAGCGAATCCCATTATTGAATGCACGGGATTATATAACATTATCTCGTTCGAATATTGCTAAATTTAATCAGGCAGACTTAACTTATAATGGAAAAGAAGATCAGGCTAAATTTTTGAGCGGTTCATTTGGTATGTCAACCGGAAATCCTAGAAATTCAAAGAATACGCTTGAGTTTTTGGATGTTTATCTTCAAAAGTATGGTCAAGGTTACGTCAGTAACTTGTTGGAAAACGAAGGATGGCAGACAATGGCAGATCCTGTTACAGGTAAACAACTTATTTTTCAGGATAATGACTTTCAGAAAGCCACCTTTACAACTGGGCAGAAGCATGAAATAGATTTGAGCATTAGTGGAGGGACGGAAGCTATTAACTATTATGTAGGATTAAGATATTTGAATCAGGATGGTATTCTTCGAGGTACGAATTATAAGAATTACAGCGTTTTGTTTAATGGAAACTATAAATTGAGTGAATCATGGAGTCTGTCTACTAAAGCTAGTTTGCAGGTGAGAGATGCTGTAGGAGGTGGAAATACAGTTAATACCATATCACGAAGCATATTGACTCCACCAACTTATCGCTTGTATTATGAAGATGGAACTCCGGCTCCAGGTGAAGGAATTTCGTCTTTCAGAAGCAGATTGCATGAAATTTATTATAAGACTAACTATGATGATACCAATGTATATAGGACAACTTTCCAATTAGGTGCAATTTGGAATATTCTGCCTGGTTTGATATTAAAACCTACAGCCTACTATTTCGGTACGGAAGGTCTAGAAAATTATTTTCAGGCAGATAATGAAACAACCGGAAATACAATTCGTCCGGCTTCTGCTAAACATAATTTTGACAGGCATTTGCAGGGAGATTTAGTGCTTTCGTATGATAAGAAAGTGAAAGAACATAATATTGGAGTCGTAGCAGGTGCCAGCTATACTCATGATTATAGTTATAGGCTTTCTGCAAGTGGCAGTGGTTCTTCCATAGATTTAATTCCGACATTAAATGCAACGGCAGATAGTACTCAGCGGGCAAGTTCGACTAAAACAATGGAAGCCACTTTGAGTTATTTCGGACGTGTAAATTATGATTATAATGGCAAATATCTTTTCTCTATCAGTATGCGTGCCGATGGTTCTTCGCGATTTGCGGAAGATAATAAATGGGGATTTTTCCCGGGAGTATCTGCTGGGTGGAATATGCATCGGGAAAACTTCTATAAACCATTGGAAGCTATCGTTAGTCGTTGGAAATGGCGTGCTAGTTGGGGGCGCACAGGTAACAACAATTTGAGTGTGGCTAATTCGAGAGGAGAATATAAGATTACAGATACCAACTATCAGGGCTCTGTCGGCATATTAAATACAACATTGAAAAATGCGCAGTTGCGCTGGGAAACAACAGAATCCTATGACATTGGGGTTGATTTGGGCTTTTTCAATAATAGATTAGGACTGTTAATCGACTATTACAACAAACTGACATTTGACAGATTGTATGATGAACCTTTATGGAGTTCTACCGGATTTAGTTCTATTAAGAGTAACTATGGATCTGTAAGAAACTCCGGAGTAGAGATTGAGTTGAATGCTACTCCTATTCAAACTAAAGATTTCTCATGGGATTTAGGATTGACATTTGCTTATAACAAAGGAGTGGTAGTAGACTTACCGGATAATGGAGAAGAAAGGCATCGTGTAGGAGGAAACTTTGTTTATGATCCTGCAACTGGAGGAACAAAAAAAGTGGGTGGTATTGCCGAAGGTGAGAGATTTGGCGGAAGATGGGCTTTTCATTACTTGGGAACATATCAGACTGAAGAAGAAGCGGCCAAGGCACCTAATGACCCGAACGCACAAGGAAGAAAGAAACATGCGGGAGATGCAATATTTGAAGATGTAAATAATGATGGACAATTGGACTCTAAAGACATGATTTTCATGGGATATGTTCGTCCTGATAAAGTCGGAGGAATTATTAATACATTGAAATACAAAGGACTAACTGTACGAATTGTTATGGACTGGGCTATGGGGCATGTAATAGACAATGGCTTCAAAGGACAGATAATGGGTAGCTCACGTAATAATAATAATGCCATCAAAGAGGCAATGACCAATTCTTGGCAGAGTGCGAATGATGGGAGCAAATATCCTAAATATACTGTTCAGAGCGACTATGATTATCAATATAGAAATCATATGAGATGGGATAATCAGATCGGAAGCTCTGCAAGTGGTAGTACTAATAATAGCTTGTATTTTAGCAAGGGAGATTACCTGGCATTCAGGGAAGTGTCTTTAAGTTATATGTTGCCGTTATCTTGGATTAGAAAGATGAGACTCAGTGCTGTGGAAGTTTTTGCAGGAGCGTATAATATTGGTTATATAAAAAAATATGATGGCATGTTTCCTGAAATATATACTGGTGTTGACTATGGTATTTATCCGAGACCCAGACAATATAACATGGGAGTAAAAATTAATTTCTAA
- a CDS encoding MFS transporter, with product MNSKIPNIYPWVVVGLLWGVALLNYMDRQMLSTMRIPMMADVRELESAANFGRLMAVFLWIYGLMSPISGIIGDRMSRKWLIVGSLCVWSGVTFLMGYATTFDQLYWLRGIMGISEALYLPAALSLIADFHQDKTRSLAVGIHMTGLYVGQAIGGFGATFAAMYSWHSTFHWFGIIGIGYGVVLAFFLRDKERGTVSAIQEKVKKIPVLKSLGMLFSNVFFWIILFYFCVPGTPGWAAKNWLPTLFSESLSIDISVAGPMSTISIALSSLFGVLAGGYISDRWVLKNVRGRVYTGALGLAFIIPSLLFIGFGHSIFALVMGTVLFGAGFGMFDANNMPILCQFVSARYRATAYGIMNMCGVFAGAAITSILGESTDAGHLGRDFALLAIFVLIMLVILVTCLRPKTIDMKD from the coding sequence ATGAACAGTAAAATTCCAAATATATATCCTTGGGTGGTAGTCGGATTGTTATGGGGAGTTGCTTTACTCAACTATATGGACAGGCAGATGCTCTCTACCATGCGGATTCCTATGATGGCAGATGTCCGTGAACTGGAATCGGCAGCCAATTTCGGCAGATTGATGGCGGTCTTCCTGTGGATATACGGACTGATGAGTCCCATTTCCGGGATTATCGGTGACCGTATGAGCCGCAAATGGTTGATCGTAGGAAGTTTGTGTGTATGGTCCGGAGTTACTTTCCTGATGGGATATGCCACTACTTTTGACCAGCTTTACTGGCTTCGTGGAATTATGGGAATAAGCGAAGCATTGTATTTACCCGCCGCCCTGTCTCTGATAGCTGATTTTCATCAGGATAAGACGCGTTCGCTGGCAGTGGGAATACACATGACGGGACTTTATGTCGGGCAGGCAATAGGTGGTTTTGGAGCTACTTTTGCTGCCATGTATTCTTGGCATAGTACATTCCACTGGTTTGGTATTATTGGTATAGGATATGGCGTCGTTCTGGCTTTTTTCTTACGGGATAAGGAAAGGGGAACTGTCTCTGCCATACAAGAGAAAGTGAAAAAGATACCGGTTCTGAAAAGCTTGGGAATGTTGTTCTCCAACGTCTTTTTCTGGATTATCTTGTTTTACTTCTGCGTGCCGGGCACTCCGGGATGGGCGGCGAAAAACTGGTTGCCGACTCTCTTTTCTGAGAGCCTGTCTATTGATATTTCCGTGGCAGGACCGATGTCTACCATCTCCATCGCTTTATCTTCACTGTTCGGAGTATTAGCCGGCGGATATATATCCGACCGATGGGTGCTCAAAAATGTGCGCGGAAGAGTATATACGGGAGCTTTGGGATTGGCTTTTATTATCCCCTCTTTATTGTTCATCGGATTCGGTCATTCCATTTTCGCATTGGTGATGGGAACGGTTCTGTTCGGAGCGGGATTCGGAATGTTCGACGCAAATAATATGCCGATTCTTTGCCAGTTTGTTTCAGCCCGTTACAGGGCAACGGCTTATGGTATTATGAATATGTGCGGAGTATTTGCGGGAGCGGCAATAACCAGTATTCTGGGAGAATCTACGGATGCCGGACATTTGGGACGAGATTTCGCGCTTCTGGCAATATTCGTATTGATAATGCTGGTCATTTTGGTCACCTGTCTGCGACCTAAGACCATCGATATGAAGGATTAA